In Desulfovibrionales bacterium, the genomic window CTGAAGGCACCATGAAGCTAAAATCATCTCCGCCCACATGACCCGCAAAGACCTTGCGGGTATCTGTCTCGCGCAGGATATTGGTAAGCAACATGGCTACCATACGTATCACTTCATCACCGCGCGAAAAGCCGTACCGGTCATTATACGGCTTGAAATTGTCGATATCCACATAGCCTATGGCCACTTCTTCGCCCGCATCCAGGGCGGCCTGGATGGTCTTTAAGATGGAGGTATTGCCGGGCAATCTGGTCAGAGGATTATTGTCAAAGACCCGTTGCATCCTTTCAAAACACAGCGACATCCTGGCAAAAAGTTCTGTATAATCAATAGGTTTGCTGATAAAATCATCGACCGGATATTGTTCCCATTCGATGCCTGTGGATATAGCTTCTCTGGAAAGGGCGATAATAAATGGTATATGGGCACAGTATATGCCCCCTTTTACAGCCTGAACCATCTCTAATTCCACCTTGTCCTGCATATCAGCCATGACGAGGATTAGATCCGGAGGATCATTGAAGATGGTATCCATGGCTTTTTTGAAGGTGGGGCTGGAAATTATTTGATACCCCTTGGCTTCAAAAAGGTATTCTTGTTCTTTACCGGGTTTATCACCCTTGCCTATTATCAGGACTCGATGGCGGGCGGGCATTTTTCACCTAAGGTCTGAATCTCAAAGCTAAACCCCCTTAGCTCCACAAGAACCTCCTCGGCCTCGGCTATGAGGCCGGGCAGATCCTCTTCCCGGAGGGTCAAGGCCGCCCAGGCATTATGATCCAGGGCCGGGACCCATTTGTCGCCGCCAAAACCAAAACCCCTGGCCCGGACCAGGACATCGGCTACATGGACGATAGCCGTGCTCACATAATGATTGGCGCTTTTTTTGGGTTCGTGGTGGTAAGCGATGGGTTCGGCCAGCCTGTCCGGAAGGTTCCAATGCCGGCAGAGCCTTTGTCCTACCTGGGTATGGTTAATCTTAAGTATCCGCTGCTCTGCCTCATAAAGAGAGATATTTTCGCCCAGTATGGCCTCGTCCAGGACGGCAGCCTCTTCGGCCAGGTTTTCCCTGATCACCACCTTGCCGATATCATGCAGAAGCGCCGCCGTGGATATCTCCTCAGGATCGTTAATGCTCAGCCGCCGGGCGATTACATTAGCGATGGCTGCACATCCCAGGGAATGTTCCCAGAGACCAACCACTGTCTTTTCCATGGCCTCGAAAATAGAGGCGCTCAATACCAGGCTCCGCACCACATTAAATCCTAAAAGGATGACGGCGCTGCTTACCGTAGAGATGCGCCCGGGAAACCCGTAGAATGCTGAATTGACCAGCTTAAGGAGTTTTGCCGCCAGGATCTGATCCTTGGCGATAACGCGTCCGATCCGGTCGGCAGAGACCGAGGGGTCTTCGACCATCTGGGTTAACTTAGAGACAATGCCCGGCAGGGTTGGCAGGGCCTTCGCCTGTCTAAGTTTTTCTCTGAATCCGGCGATTTTTTCCTCGTCCCACTCTATTGCCATGAAGTTACGATCAGATCCTTTATTATTTCCTTTACGCGCATGAGGAGGGGGTCGCCTGTCCTGGGGCGAAATCTTTCCTCAAGGTCGGCCAATTCTCCTTCCAGCGTTTTTTCACCTTCCTCGGCAATGGGGTGTCCCTCCACTGTTATGGTCTGAACCCCCAATCTCTTCAATCGTTCGATCAAGGCCACAGACAGCACGGTTCCTTTCCCGCAAAGGATGATGCCGTCTTCGCGGAGGATATCCCGGGCCAGGGTCATGCCGGAAGTAGCAAGAGTTAACGGGATGGCCTGCATGGGCGATAATACCTCTTTCGTAACGTTTTAGTTTTCATCCGAAAACGATAGTTTTTGGAGTCAAATTACTTAACGCCAACCGGCATAAACATGGTCAACCTTTTTTTGTTTGCTGCCGAACGTGGCGCCCGTCTCTCCTTTGATAAACTGAAAAAACGCCGGGGCAATTTTTTCGTCGGTCGCATTTTCCAGGAGTTGACATAGACCTCTATCTCCAATGTGCCTTTGCAGTATAGTACGTAATATGTTGAAAATACACCGGGAGGCCTGACTTTTTGGCCTTTCCAGCAGTACGGGCACAAGATAACGCACCACGTTTTTAACTTCCCGGTCAAAGGAGATGCCGGGTAAGGGCAAAATATTTATAGAGAGATTTTGTCTGGCAATTTCGGCAATGCGGGTTGAAATATTGCCATCAGCGCCTGCCTCTATCATATTGACAACCAGGTAGGGGCAAAACTCATCCATTTTCTCCTGCAGGAAAAGCCCCCAATCCGTATTTTTTTCCCGGACAAGAGCCAATAGCTCATCGATGCGTTTTATGCGGCGGTGGTCGGAAGAGGTGGTGGTTTCAAAGATCAACCCCTTAAATTCGTTAATGCGCCCCTGCAGCTTCCTTGCTTCTTCTGGTCTCAGGATATCAAAAATATTCTTGTTGAGGTAGCGGAGCAGACTGACCTTTATAAAATTATAGACATCCAGGACAGAGCTCGGTTCCGGTGAGGTCACGGCTATCCGCTCATCTGCGGCTAAAAAGAAGTCCACCATGTTATAGGAGGTATCTCCGCCCAAATCGATGACCACATAATCAGCCGGCAGACCTTGCAAGTCCTTAATGAGCTTTTTCTTTTGCGCCGTTAGGATGTTGGCCATGCCCAGGTTGGAACTATCTCCGGCTATGATTTTCAGATTCTTAACCGCCGTGTCCAGGCAGAGTTCGTTTAATGGCTTCCCGTCTTTAAAATAGTGCTGCAGGGTGAGCGGCGGGAACTTTACCCCCAGGTGGAGATGTAAGTTAGCCCCGCCCAGGTCCAGATCCACGGCAATGACCCTTTTACCTAGCGATGCCAGGCCGGCGCTCAGGTTTGCGGAAACAATGGTCTTCCCTATGCCTCCCTTGGCGCCGCCCACGGCAAATATCAGCTTGCGTTGGGGGGCGCATTGCTCTGCGGCATCAGACGTAACCTTTCTTTTAAATTGGGGCCACGGGATATCTTCTCCCCTTTCCCGTGCCGTTTCCAAATAGCCGTTTAAAAACTCATGGGCCTGCTGGATGCGTATAAAACGCTCATGCCTGTTGCGGCGAAAGCTCTCGGGCAGGTTATGGATGAGGTCGGGATGGCATTGCATGACCTTCGTGCGAAAGGCCTTTTTGAGGGTTTCGGTATCAAGCGATGCCAGAAAGGCCGGCGATTCCAATTGTTCTTTTGGGAAAAGCACAGAGAGCGCATAATAAAGTTTTACACTATCTCTGGACATATTTCTTCCTCCGGGATGTAAGACAGATCATTAATATCTTTTTCGGCTATTTATTTCTTTTCTTTAGGGTTCATTTGACTTTGTTTCATCCTCCTTGTATAAATTAACCAAGAAGTTCCAGACGACGTGCCTGTGCGTTGCACCTGTCTGCCGTGCCAACGGCACAGATAGACGCAGACAGAGCAGTCAGCATTCAGCGATCAGCTTAATGTGTTGTTTGTCTTATATTTTTGCTGATAGCTGATCGCTGAATGCTTGAATCCGACCGTAGGCCGGAAACGACAGTTTCCGGATGAACACTAACTATATGTAACTCGGGAGATCTTATGAGGATAAGAAAGGCCGTTATTCCGGTAGCCGGACTGGGTACCCGGTTTCTGCCGGCTACAAAGGCGATCCCCAAGGAGATGCTGACCATTGTTGACCGGCCTACCATTCAGTACATTGTGGAAGAGGTGGTGGCCTCGGGTATCGAACAGGTCATTATGGTCACCGGCAGTGGCAAGTCTGCGATCGAAGACCACTTTGATTATTCCTATGAACTGGAAACGATCCTGGAACAGAGAAAAAAGTGGACGCTTCTGGAAGAAGTCAAAAATATCTCTAATTTGATCGAGATTACCTCTGTCAGGCAAAAGCGGCCATTGGGGCTGGGCCATGCGATATTATGCACAAAAGACCTGGTGGGCAATGAACCGTTTGTGGTGGTCCTGGGTGACGACCTGGTGGATGCCCCCATACCCTGCACCCAGCAGTTATTGAATGTCTTTAATGAATTTCATAAGCCGATAGTGGCTGTCTATCCCGTGCCGAAAGAAGAGATTCATAACTATGGTATAGTCGAAGGGACGGAGATCAAAGAACAGACCTATAGGGTGACAAGGATGATGGAAAAACCGGCCCCGGAAACAACAGATTCAAACCTGGCTATTATCGGACGGTATATCCTGACGCCGGATATATTTACCATCCTGGAAAACACGCCAACAGGGCATGGCGGAGAGATCCAGCTTACCGATGCCCTCATGGAACTGGCGCGCCAAAATCAGATATACGCCTATCGTTTTGTCGGCCGGCGGTATGATGCCGGGGACAAATTCGGCTATATTCAGGCCACGCTGGCCTATGCCCTGAAACACCCGGAGATCGGCCCAAGGGTCAGAGAATACCTGCAAAAGGAACTATGCATCGGCTAAAATGGCCCTGATCATTGAAGCAGCCCCGGCCCTACCTGTCTTTAAGACCTTCCACTATCTTGTCCCGGCTGAACTGGAGGAAGACATACAACCAGGGCTGCGTGTGCTTATACCCGTAGGGTTACGCACCGTTACCGGTTATGTCCTGGGCACCGTGGCCTCTTCAGACCGGCCGGAACTGAAAGAGATCCTGGATATACTGGATGAGCGGCCCCTCTTTCCTCCCGGCCTCCTTCGCCTTTTTGAGTGGATGGCACGCTATTATCATTATCCCCTGGGTAAGGTGATAGAGTCGGCCCTGCCAGCCGGCCTGAATGTATCCAGCCGGCGGTTGTTGATTCTTACCGGGACCGGGCAGCGTGCTCTGGCCGCAGATACGCATCCGCCAGAGGGAGGCGGACATCTGCGACCGGAGTGTAAGGAAAAAAATATCTCTCAAGAGATCCTCTCCGTTTTGAGTCTTTTTCGGGGGGAAAAACCAGTCGCGGTCCCGGCTATTGAAAAAATTTTTCCGGGCGCCGGCCGCCATTTAATCCCCGGCCTGGTTGATAAAGGCCTCCTCGCCTGGAAAGAGGTCGTGGAACGACCGCGCACCAGGCTTAAAGAGGAGCGCATGGTAAGGCTCACCGGAAAAGCTTCGGAAAAACCCTTATCCGGCGATGAAGAGGCCATCCTTACCTATCTGCGGGAGCAAGGAGAGGTTCCGGTAAAGAGACTCGGGGCCTCCATGCCCCACCTGACAAAGAGATGGAAAAAACTGGAGAAGACCGGCCTTATCTCCTTCTCCAGGGCTATTATTTACAGAGATCCGTTCAGCGCCGAGGGCTTCTGGTATAGACGCCCTGCCACCCTGACGGCCGAACAGAAACAGGCCGTTGAAGATATCACCAGGGCCCTCTCCAGCCATGAATTTTCTGCCCATGTCCTCCACGGGGTCACGGCAAGCGGAAAGACAGAGGTGTACCTGAGGGCCGCCGAGGCGGCCCTGGCTCAAGGAAAGGACTGCATAATTCTTGTCCCTGAGATCGCCTTGACTGCCTATCTGGAGGCGGCCTTCATCTCATGTTTCGGGGATAAGGTAGCCGTCCTGCACAGCGCCCTATCCCCCGGCGAAAAGTTCGATCAATGGCTGCACATACTGGAAGGAAAGGCCCGAATAGTCATCGGCGCCCGTTCGGCTGTATTTGCGCCTCTTTCCTCCCTGGGCCTGATCGTGGTGGATGAGGAACACGACAGCTCCTATAAGCAGGAAGACAAGCTCCGTTATCATGGCCGGGATGTGGCCGTAATGCGTGGCCGTCTGGAGAAAGCGGTGGTTATTTTGGGTTCGGCCACTCCCTCCATACAAAGTGTATTTAATGTAAAATCAGGACGTTATGGATACCTGGCGCTGACCAGGCGGGTTGAAGAGAGGGCGTTGCCGGAGGTGTCTGTTATCGATATGCGCAGCCCCGGGTCACAGACCGGGGCCGGCAGGGCAATCTTTTTCCCGGAACTCCTTGATGCCATAGAAGATAACCTGCAAAAGAAGGAGCAAACCCTTATCTTTCTTAACCGTCGGGGCTACTCGCCTTCCATGCAATGCAACTCCTGCGGTCAGGTCCTGATCTGCCCTAATTGCAGTGTTTCTCTGACCCATCATCTGTCTGAACAGACCCTCCTTTGCCATTATTGCGGCTATTCAGTCCCGGCGCTTCCGGCCTGTCCGGCCTGTGGTGGTATTAATGTCAGGTCGATCGGCTGGGGGACGGAACGTATTGAAGCGGAACTAAAAACGCTTTTCTCGGAGGCGCGTATAGCCCGTCTGGATCGGGATACAACCACCCGGAAAAGGGCGCACCATGGTATTTTGCGAGCTGTTCAAAAAAGGGAGATAGATATCCTGGTAGGCACACAGATGGTGACCAAGGGGCATGATTTTCCTTATATTACCCTGGTTGGCGTGATTTCCGCCGACCTGTCTCTGAACCTGCCGGACTTTCGGGCGGCGGAAAAGACCTTCCAACTTTTAGCTCAGGTGGCAGGCCGGGCCGGTCGAGGGGAAAGGCCGGGAAAGGTTATAATCCAGACCTATAACCCGGATCACTACAGTATTATTAAGGCCAAACAGCACGATTTTCCGGGATATTATGAAGAAGAGATTGCCCTTCGCCGGGCGCTCGGGTATCCACCTTTTGTGCGCCTGATTAACCTCTTGCTGGAGAGCAACAGCCAAATCAAGGTCAAGGATTATGCCCGGGAGATGAGCCTGCGGGCGCATGCACTTTTGCAAAAAAACATGGATTGGCTGGATACCGTGGAAATCCTTGGGCCAGCCCCGGCGCCGCTCTTCAAAATAAGAGGAAAGTTTCGGTATCAGATGTTTTTGAAGGGTCTCAAGGTTGGGCCGCTACATGCCTACACTAATGGTCTTCTCGAATATCTTAAGGCAAAACCTCCCGTCTCAGGTGTCAAATTGATTATAGACGTTGACCCCGAAAGCATGTTATAAATAGCTTACAGTGCCCAGCACTCAGTAACCAGCCAGGCAGAGGTGAATTTTCTCTGAAAGCTGACCACTGAGGGCTGATAGCTACGTGAATTTTATGGCTATACGCAAGATTATCACCTACCCACACCCGGTTCTAAAACAAGTGGCGGAGCCGGTGAAGAAGATAACGTCTGAGATTCTGGCATTGGTCGCTGACATGGCGGAGACCATGTATGCGGCTCCGGGAATTGGACTGGCCGCTAACCAGATCGGTGTCCTGAAAAGGGTCCTTGTCTTTGATTTGTCCAGGGAAGGCGAAAATAAGAAATTAACGGCCTTGATTAACCCGGAGATCATCCGGGCAGAAGACGAGACCACCTATGAAGAGGCCTGTTTGAGTGTTGTTGACTATTCTGCCGAGGTCAGGCGCAGCGCCAGGGTCAAGGTGGGGGCCTTGAATCTCGAAGGGCAGCCGATAGAGGTCGAAGGCGAAGGGCTCCTGGCCATCTGTCTTCAGCACGAGATCGACCACCTGAACGGTATCCTTTATATCGACCGTATCAGCAGCCTCAAAAGGTCGCTCTACAAACGTCGCCTCAAAAAAATCCTTAAGGTAGAAGCATTATGAATCCGCCGCGTTGGCGGGTAGTCTTCATGGGAACACCGTCATTCGCTGTGCCCTCCCTGGAGGCCCTCATCCATTGTGGCGGAGTAGAAGTTGCAGCGGTGGTCACTCAACCGGACCGGCCTAAAGGACGAGGTCTGGCCGTCGCCCCTCCCCCGGTCAAGGTCCTGGCCGAACAGTCAAAAGTCCCTGTCCTCCAGCCGGAGAAGATACGCACAGAAGATTTTCTTGGCGGGATGCGAAAACTGGCCCCGGAGGTCATAATTGTGGTGGCCTATGGTAAGATCCTGCCCGCGGAACTACTGGCCATACCGCGGCGCGGCGCCATCAATGTCCATGCCTCTCTCCTGCCCAAATACCGGGGGGCCGCCCCTATTCAGCAGGCCTTAATAAACGGGGAAGAAATAACCGGTGTAACCATTATGCAACTGGATGAAGGCATGGATACCGGCCCGATTCTTCTCATGGAGGAGACTAAAATTGATGCAACGGATACGGCGGGTACATTGCATGATCGCCTGGCGGGCCTTGGAGCCAAGGCCCTCATCAAAACCCTTGACGGCCTCCAGAAAGGCACTATTATACCAAGGCCGCAGCCAAAAGCCGGGGTTTCTTGCGCCCCAATGTTAAAAAAAGAAGACGGGCGAATCGATTGGCGGCAGCCGGCCGTAAAGATTTTTAATCTTATCCGGGGCCTTGACCCCTGGCCTGGTTCTTATTCATACTGGCGAGGCAAGCTCTGTCATCTTTATAAGCCGCGCCTTATCGGGGGGGCAGAAAAAAAGGCGCCGGGGGAGATAGTCCAGGCGGATGATTCCGGATTCCTGGTTGCCACGGGCAGGGATTATATCCTTATCACCGAGATCAAGATCGAAGGCGGCCGGCGGATGGCCGTAGCGGATTTCCGCCGGGGCCATAAGATAGATATAGGCGAAAAACTGAACTAATGTCTGAAGAAAAGTCACATAAGATTTTATTTGTTAGTCTGCTTTTCGTAACCTGCGCCTTATTTTTTCTGGTTGCTGTCCTTCTCTGGTGGATACCATACGTGGGATTGGCCAATATCCATCGTGCTCTTCCTGCTCTGCTGGCCGTTTTCTTTGGCACCCTGCTTTTATTAGTAGTGGGGGGCATCTTTTCCATCGTACTAACCCTGATTTTCAGGAAGGACCTTTTACTCTCCAAACGTCTGCGCGGCGCGGTAATCAAGGTTATCTTTCCTGTTTTGATATTAGTCGGCAAGCTCTTCGGCATCTCGAAAGAAAAAATCCAACATGCCTTTGTAGAAGTAAATAATGATATAGTCATAGCCCAGGTCAGCCATATCAGGCCTGAACGCCTACTCCTCCTTATGCCACACTGCCTCCAGAACTATGACTGTAAGGTAAAGATCACCGGGAATGCGGACAACTGTAAGCGTTGCGGGCTGTGCAAGATCAAAGATCTGGTGGAAATGGCAGAGACTTACCATGTCGGTCTTTCTGTGGCTACCGGCGGCACTATTGCCCGTCGCATTGTGGTAGAAAAGAAACCACGGCTTATAATCGCCGTGGCCTGCGAAAGGGATCTGACCAGCGGCATTCAGGACAGCTATCCCGTGCCGGTTTACGGAATATTTAATATTCGGCCTTATGGACCGTGTTTTAATACCCAGCTGGACCTGAAAAAGGTGGAAAAGGCCATGCTCCATTTCCTGCAGGGAGGGGCATAATGTTTGCCAACCCCCGGCAGGTTGCCCTCGCAGTTCTGGATGAACTGGATAAAGGGCAAGAGACCCTGGATGCGCTCATGGAAAAGGCATTCCGCAAGCACTTCACCCTGGAAAGGCGGGATCGGGCCTTGACCATGGAACTCGTTTATGGCGTCCTCAGGCAGCGGGCACGGCTTGACTGGATCATAGACCAATTTTCCAGGACCCCGCGGGAAAAAATTGAGCCGTTGGTTCAAAACGTCTTGCGGCTGGGGATATATCAGCTCCTTTACATGAATCGCATCCCGCCTTCGGCCGCAGTCAATGAATCTGTGAATCTGGTCAAGGTCAGCCAGCCGGAATGGATCACCCGTTTTGTAAACGGTGTGCTGCGGGCTGTGGAACGGGGAAGAGAGGAGATCAGGTGGCCTGATCCAAAGGAAGATTTATCGGCCTGGCTGGCGGTAGAGTCCTCCCATCCGCTATGGCTGGTGGAACGCTGGACGGGACGCTATGGAGCGGATGCGGCCCGTGACTTATGCGAAAGCAACAACAAGATGCCGGTTCTGGCCATTCGCACCAATACCCTGCGGTTAAAGCGCGATCAGCTCCTGGAGTTTTTGCGCAAAGAGGTCCCGGGTATTGAGCCTGCCCCCTATTCTCCGGACGGGCTGATACTAAAGGGCTTTTTTGGCAATATCCTGAAACTTACCGGTTATAAAACCGGCTGGTTCCAGGTGCAGGATGAATCCTCACAGCTTGTTTCCCATCTCGTCTCGCCCCAGCCCGGTGAGTTAATACTCGATGCCTGCGCCGGTCTGGGGGGAAAAACCACGCACATGGCCCAGATAATGCGCAATCTCGGGCGCATACTGGCCCTTGACATCCACGGCGGACGCCTGGAACGGCTCAAAGAAAACTCAACCCGCCTCGGCATCCAGAATATCGAGGTAATCAAAAAAGATGTCACGCAGTCGCTGGCAGGCCTGGGCGGGAAAAAAATTGATCGTATCTTGGTCGATGCCCCATGTACAGGCCTGGGTGTCATACGGCGCAATCCTGACATCAAATGGCGCCGCAAGCCGGAGGACCTTGTTTTTATGGCCGAACGGCAGGGACGCCTTCTGGACGAGCTGGCGCCGCTCCTTAAACCCGGGGGTATCCTGGTCTATGCCACCTGCAGCCTGGAACCGGAGGAGAACGAAGAGGTTATAAAAAACTTCCTGATTCGTCATCCGGAGTTTGAGATAGAAGACCCTGGATCGGTACTGCCGCAAAAAGCCGGCGAACTGGTGGAAGACAATTTTTTGCGCACCTATCCCAACCGGCATGGGACCGATGGATTTACTGCGGTGCGGATGAAAAAGGGGAGCTGAAAGCAGATAGCCGACAGCTAAAGCTAATATGAAAACGAGGTACATTTTATGAAAAAAATTGCGCCATCCATACTTTCCGCTGATTTTAGCCGCCTAGGAGAAGAAGTTCAGGCGGTAGAGAAGGCCGGGGCTGACCTTATACACATCGATGTCATGGACGGCCATTTCGTCCCCAATATTACCATTGGGCCCCTGGTGGTCCAGGCGGTCCGTAAGGTGACCGCCCTGCCATTGGATGTACACCTGATGATCTCCAATCCGGATCAATATATAGAGGATTTTTCCCGCGCCGGAAGCGACATTATTACCGTGCACGTAGAGGCCTGCATCCACTTGAATCGAACGATAAATCTTATCAAAAAGCAGGGGGTCAAGGCCGGTGTAGTCCTCAACCCTGCCACGTCCCTTTCTGCCTTGGAGTATGTGCTGGAAGAGGTAGATATGGTCTTACTAATGAGTGTTAACCCCGGGTTTGGGGGGCAGTTTTTCATTCCCGGCGTGGCCCACAAGATAGCCCGGCTACGGGAGATTATTGACGTACGCAACCTCCCGGTGGAAATTGAAGTGGACGGAGGGATAAACTTTGATACGGCCCGAATGGTGGCTAAAGCCGGTGCAGATATCTTTGTAGCCGGGTCTGCCATATTCGGCAGCGATGATTATGGCAAGACCATCCAGGCCCTGCGCAAGGCCATAACAGTATAGGCGGCCTGTGGTCAGTTGATGGCCTTGAGAAGGAGGATTCTATGCCTATTTTTGAGTATTTCTGTAATGACTGCAAGCAAAAGTCAGAAATTATAGTCTTTAAATCTACTGATACCGCAATCTGTCCCCACTGTGGCTCGAAAAGCCTCACCAGGCTTGTTTCTGCCACGTCTTCCCTTACCGGACAACCGGGCAAAAACCTGCCGGGGAAGGGTGACACGGCCTGCTGCGGCTCTTCGCCCGGTATGGCGGCCGGCTGCGCCGGACCGGGCAGTTGCTGCGGAAAAGTGTATAAGTAGAACGTTATTTCGCAGGGCTACTTCCGCGTCAGCCGATGGAGTACTATATGAAACTCTTCATCCTCCGCCCGCATCAACCGCGCCTTGCAGCCAATCTTAAAGTCCTTCTGGGCCAGTTCGAAGAACCTGCATGGAGACATGCGACTCTTGTCATGGGCCAAATAGACAATGCCGTCCGGCGCCAGGGCCCTTTTTAGAAGTTCATAGAGTGGCAGTAAAAGCCTTTCATTGAAAAGCACTTCAGAGCCTATAATATAGTGGTACTTCTTATAGAGGGCGGGTGCACACCAGTCTAAGGACTGAAAGCGCACCTTATCGAGACCATTGCTCCCGGCGCTGAGCATGGCAAAACAAAGGGCATCCTGGTCGTAATCAGTGATGGTTACCTTATGGCCGAAGGCCGCGGCAAACAGGCCGGACAGCCCTATGCCGGCCCCGAGCTCCAGCATTTCCTTGCCGTCATCCGGTTCAAGCTGTGCCAGTTCATCGGCCAGGATAATGGAGGCCTCCCAGATCCTGGCCCAGAAAGGAAATCCGGCCAGGGGATCATCCTGTGAAAACTGTTTCTCCACCAGACGCTTGACATCCCTTACCTGGGCTATCTGCAGGGTCTTGCCGCGGACGGTGACCGGCGAGGTCTCGATCCCGAACCGCTCTTCAAGTTCTCTTATTTTGTCTTTTGTAGCCAACCCGTTCATGTTACGTCTCCATCTTTGCGCAAATAGGACATAAGCTCACCATAAGTCATGGTATTCAGAATATCTTCCCTTGTCAGCCAGCCGCGGCGGGCCACCGACACACCGAGTGACATAAAATCCATCTGCTCCATAATATGGGCATCGGTGCCGATGGCCAGCTTGCAGCCCTTCTCTTTAGCGGCCCTGGCCTGTATATCGTTTAAATCCAGCCGCTTGAAGTAGGCGTTGATCTCCAGCGCCGTGCCTGTTTCTGCGGCCACCCTGATAATTTCCTCCATATCCACGGCGTAGGGCTCCCTTTCCCCTATGAGGCGGCCGGTGGGATGGGCGATAATATCCACATGCGGGCTTCGCATGGCCGAAGTTATCCGGTGAGTCAGGGTCTTCGCATCCTGTTTAAAGCCGGTGTGGATGGCCGCTACAACTATATCCAACTGACGCAATATCTCATCTGGATAATCCAGTTTGCCGCTGCTGTCAATATCTACTTCCGTGCCGCAAAGGAGTTTTACCGGACTCCTTTTTTGGTTGAAGGCGCGAATCTCTTCCATCTTCTTCTGTAAGTCGGAAACAGACACCCCGCCGGCCACCTTAAGCGAGGGAGAATGGTCGCAGACAGCCACCCAGGAAAGGCCCAGTGAGGCGGCCTTTCGGGCAATCTCGGCGAAAGAGGCGGTCCCGTCACTGTATTTGGAGTGGACGTGCAGATCTCCTTGAATATCCTCCAGCTCCACCAGAAGCGGCAGTCCCCCGGCCTGGGCCGCCTCTATCTCGCCCCGGTCTTCTCTCAATTCGGGAGGAATGTAGGGCAGCCCCACGGCCCGGAAGACCTCCTCCTCCGTCCGGCCCCCCAGCCATTTTTCGCCTTTGAATATGCCATATTCGTTGATCTTCAGCCCCTGACGCACGGCCAGATCCCGAATACGGATATTGTGGGCCTTGGAACCGGTAAAGTAACAAAGGGCAGCGCCCAGACTCTTTGGCTCCACCACCCGGAGATCGACCGAGATGCCTTCTCTGGTGCGGATGCTGGCCTTTGTTTCACCGCGGGCCGTGATCTCACTCACTAAAGGCAGTGCTGTAAAGACCTCCATGACCATTGCCGGTTCATCCGAGGCCACCAACAGATCAATATCCTTGGCCGTCTCCCTTCTGCGCCGGAGACTTCCGGCCAGGTGCACCCGCCCCAGGCGGGGACACTTTTTGCGCATCATGGCCATTATCTCTTCGGCCACCGGAAGCACTATGCCGACAGGGAGACGTTCCCGGCCTTTTTTGAGGATGGCGATGCCCTTAAGGATGTTCTCTTCGGTCCTGGCCTTGATCCCGGGTAGGCCCTGTATCTTGTGCTCAACCGCCAGGTTCTCTACCTCCTCTATCGAGGAGACGCCAAAATGGTCAAAGAGGAGCTTGGCCGTGCGCGGCCCCACGCCGGGAATGGCCAGAAGAGTGACGATGCCGGACGGAACTTCCTTTTTTAAATCCTCGTAGTCTTTAAAAGTACCGGTAGTTATAATCTCCTGGATTTTTCCGGCCAGATCCCTGCCG contains:
- a CDS encoding diguanylate cyclase, encoding MPARHRVLIIGKGDKPGKEQEYLFEAKGYQIISSPTFKKAMDTIFNDPPDLILVMADMQDKVELEMVQAVKGGIYCAHIPFIIALSREAISTGIEWEQYPVDDFISKPIDYTELFARMSLCFERMQRVFDNNPLTRLPGNTSILKTIQAALDAGEEVAIGYVDIDNFKPYNDRYGFSRGDEVIRMVAMLLTNILRETDTRKVFAGHVGGDDFSFMVPSDRATQVCEKIISSFDALVKNLVDKDDLKRNYFVARDRQGNEQHFPLPSLSIAVVSNHNNRFRHYGEVAEAATQIKKHLKSLEGSNYLIDRRKPSD
- a CDS encoding HDOD domain-containing protein, translated to MAIEWDEEKIAGFREKLRQAKALPTLPGIVSKLTQMVEDPSVSADRIGRVIAKDQILAAKLLKLVNSAFYGFPGRISTVSSAVILLGFNVVRSLVLSASIFEAMEKTVVGLWEHSLGCAAIANVIARRLSINDPEEISTAALLHDIGKVVIRENLAEEAAVLDEAILGENISLYEAEQRILKINHTQVGQRLCRHWNLPDRLAEPIAYHHEPKKSANHYVSTAIVHVADVLVRARGFGFGGDKWVPALDHNAWAALTLREEDLPGLIAEAEEVLVELRGFSFEIQTLGEKCPPAIES
- a CDS encoding AAA family ATPase, with protein sequence MSRDSVKLYYALSVLFPKEQLESPAFLASLDTETLKKAFRTKVMQCHPDLIHNLPESFRRNRHERFIRIQQAHEFLNGYLETARERGEDIPWPQFKRKVTSDAAEQCAPQRKLIFAVGGAKGGIGKTIVSANLSAGLASLGKRVIAVDLDLGGANLHLHLGVKFPPLTLQHYFKDGKPLNELCLDTAVKNLKIIAGDSSNLGMANILTAQKKKLIKDLQGLPADYVVIDLGGDTSYNMVDFFLAADERIAVTSPEPSSVLDVYNFIKVSLLRYLNKNIFDILRPEEARKLQGRINEFKGLIFETTTSSDHRRIKRIDELLALVREKNTDWGLFLQEKMDEFCPYLVVNMIEAGADGNISTRIAEIARQNLSINILPLPGISFDREVKNVVRYLVPVLLERPKSQASRCIFNILRTILQRHIGDRGLCQLLENATDEKIAPAFFQFIKGETGATFGSKQKKVDHVYAGWR
- the galU gene encoding UTP--glucose-1-phosphate uridylyltransferase GalU; the encoded protein is MRIRKAVIPVAGLGTRFLPATKAIPKEMLTIVDRPTIQYIVEEVVASGIEQVIMVTGSGKSAIEDHFDYSYELETILEQRKKWTLLEEVKNISNLIEITSVRQKRPLGLGHAILCTKDLVGNEPFVVVLGDDLVDAPIPCTQQLLNVFNEFHKPIVAVYPVPKEEIHNYGIVEGTEIKEQTYRVTRMMEKPAPETTDSNLAIIGRYILTPDIFTILENTPTGHGGEIQLTDALMELARQNQIYAYRFVGRRYDAGDKFGYIQATLAYALKHPEIGPRVREYLQKELCIG